Proteins from a genomic interval of Pseudomonas versuta:
- the cobC gene encoding alpha-ribazole phosphatase family protein, with translation MTVQLDLLRHGETELGGGLRGSLDDALTAVGWEQMREAVKGRGPWDRIVSSPLQRCALFARELSQQLALPVSFDKDLQELHFGEWEGCSPAALMETDAEALGLFWTDPYGFTPPQGEPVPEFSARVLSAVSRLQQQFAGERVLVVCHGGVIKLLLARARGLPREQLLQVPVVNGALFGLRVAAHGLVSEEG, from the coding sequence GTGGACTGCGTGGCAGTCTCGATGATGCGCTGACGGCCGTGGGCTGGGAGCAGATGCGTGAAGCGGTTAAAGGCCGCGGTCCGTGGGATCGTATCGTCAGCTCACCGTTGCAGCGTTGTGCCCTGTTCGCACGGGAGCTGAGCCAGCAGCTGGCGTTACCGGTGTCTTTCGACAAGGACCTGCAGGAACTGCATTTTGGCGAATGGGAAGGGTGCAGTCCTGCGGCGCTGATGGAAACCGACGCCGAGGCGCTGGGGTTGTTCTGGACTGACCCCTACGGCTTTACTCCGCCGCAAGGTGAGCCTGTGCCGGAGTTCTCGGCGCGGGTATTGTCCGCAGTCAGCCGTTTGCAGCAACAATTTGCCGGGGAACGGGTACTGGTGGTGTGCCACGGCGGGGTGATCAAGCTGCTGCTGGCCCGGGCCCGGGGTTTGCCCCGCGAGCAATTGTTGCAGGTGCCGGTGGTCAATGGTGCGCTGTTCGGGTTGCGTGTTGCAGCCCACGGCCTAGTAAGCGAAGAGGGCTGA
- a CDS encoding adenosylcobinamide-GDP ribazoletransferase has product MLPFWIALQFLSSLPIRLSGMPAPQELGRSLLCYPLVGALFGLLLWGLNGLLGNAPLMLHAALLLTAWVLLSGGLHLDGLADSADAWLGGFGDRERTLSIMKDPRSGPIAVVTLVLVLLLKFCALLALVEQQQGMALLIVPLIGRSALLGVFLTTPYVRAGGLGQALADHLPRKTGWQVLGLSALACVVVAGYAGLWALVLAALGFVWLRRVMMRRLGGTTGDTAGALLELLEVLVLVGLALISA; this is encoded by the coding sequence ATGCTGCCATTCTGGATCGCCCTGCAATTTTTGAGCAGCTTGCCGATTCGCCTCTCCGGTATGCCTGCGCCTCAAGAGCTTGGGCGTTCTCTGCTGTGCTATCCGTTGGTAGGTGCGCTGTTCGGCCTGCTGCTTTGGGGGCTCAATGGCTTGCTGGGCAATGCCCCTTTAATGCTGCATGCGGCCTTGCTGCTGACGGCATGGGTGCTGCTCAGTGGCGGGTTGCACCTGGATGGTCTGGCTGACAGTGCCGATGCCTGGCTGGGCGGCTTTGGCGATCGTGAGCGCACCCTGAGCATCATGAAAGACCCGCGCAGCGGACCGATTGCCGTCGTGACGCTGGTCTTGGTGTTATTGCTCAAATTTTGCGCGCTGCTGGCGCTGGTTGAGCAGCAACAGGGGATGGCCTTGCTGATTGTGCCGCTGATCGGCCGCAGTGCATTGCTCGGTGTGTTTCTCACCACGCCTTATGTGCGTGCGGGTGGCCTGGGGCAAGCGCTGGCGGACCACTTGCCGCGCAAGACCGGGTGGCAGGTGCTGGGGCTCAGTGCGCTGGCGTGTGTAGTGGTGGCCGGTTATGCAGGTTTGTGGGCGCTGGTGCTGGCGGCCCTTGGGTTTGTATGGCTGCGCAGAGTGATGATGCGTCGCCTGGGTGGCACCACAGGTGATACTGCCGGGGCCTTGCTTGAATTGCTTGAGGTTCTGGTATTGGTGGGGTTGGCGCTTATTTCAGCGTGA
- a CDS encoding MarR family winged helix-turn-helix transcriptional regulator — translation MLPTQCLCTNLRRASRGISRHYDGALDGFGINVAQYSLLCNLKRLDQPSISSLAEAMGLDRSTLGRNLRVLENAGLVKLAEGEDHRNRLVCLTRAGEERLEAALPAWEAAQQQLIDRLGEDRREQLLQLLDDLAGPD, via the coding sequence ATGTTACCAACCCAGTGTTTATGCACCAATCTGCGTCGCGCTTCGCGTGGCATCAGCAGGCATTACGACGGCGCTCTTGATGGCTTCGGAATCAACGTTGCCCAGTATTCCTTGCTGTGCAATCTCAAGCGTCTGGATCAACCGAGTATTTCCAGCCTGGCTGAAGCCATGGGGCTGGACCGCAGTACGTTAGGGCGCAACTTGCGGGTGCTGGAGAATGCAGGCTTGGTGAAGCTGGCTGAGGGCGAGGACCACCGTAATCGCCTGGTATGCCTGACCAGGGCCGGGGAGGAGCGGCTTGAGGCAGCGTTGCCGGCCTGGGAGGCTGCGCAGCAGCAATTGATTGATCGTTTGGGGGAAGATCGGCGCGAGCAATTGCTGCAGCTTCTGGATGACTTGGCGGGCCCGGATTAA
- a CDS encoding MFS transporter, whose protein sequence is MTSVWRTSGWVLLGSALILALSLGVRHGFGLFLPPMSAQFGWGREVFAFAIALQNLIWGLAQPFTGALADRFGAARVVIVGGILYAAGLILMGMSDSLMTLSLSAGLLIGIGLSGTSFSVILGVVGRALPAQKRSMGMGIASAAGSFGQFAMLPGTLGLIGWLGWSSALLVLGLLVALIVPLVSMLKDRPLPSLGGEQTLRQALREACSHSGFWLLSFGFFVCGFQVVFIGIHLPAYLVDQHLPATIGTTVLALIGLFNIFGTYTAGWLGGRMSKPRLLTSLYLARAVVIVLFLWAPVTQFSAYLFGMSMGFLWLSTVPLTNGTVATMFGVRNLSMLGGIVFLFHQLGAFLGGWLGGVVYDRTGSYDLIWQVSILLSLLAAALNWPVRERPVARLQAQGSIA, encoded by the coding sequence ATGACATCGGTGTGGCGTACCAGCGGGTGGGTGCTTTTGGGCAGTGCATTGATTTTGGCGCTGTCTTTGGGGGTAAGGCATGGATTCGGGCTGTTTCTGCCGCCGATGAGTGCTCAGTTTGGTTGGGGGCGCGAGGTCTTTGCGTTTGCTATTGCTCTGCAGAACTTGATCTGGGGCTTGGCGCAACCGTTCACCGGTGCACTGGCTGATCGCTTTGGCGCCGCCAGAGTCGTGATCGTGGGTGGCATTTTGTATGCCGCAGGTTTGATCCTGATGGGCATGTCAGACTCGTTGATGACCTTATCGCTGAGTGCGGGTTTGTTGATCGGTATCGGGCTGTCCGGTACTTCCTTCTCGGTGATTCTGGGTGTGGTAGGGCGCGCCTTGCCTGCGCAAAAGCGCAGCATGGGCATGGGGATTGCCAGTGCGGCGGGGTCGTTCGGTCAGTTCGCCATGTTGCCCGGCACACTGGGTCTGATTGGCTGGCTCGGCTGGTCGTCGGCGTTGCTGGTTTTGGGGTTGCTGGTGGCGTTGATCGTGCCCTTGGTGAGCATGCTCAAAGATCGTCCGCTGCCGAGTCTGGGTGGCGAGCAAACGCTCAGGCAAGCGCTGCGTGAGGCCTGCTCGCATTCCGGGTTCTGGCTGTTGTCCTTCGGCTTTTTTGTCTGCGGGTTTCAGGTGGTGTTTATCGGGATTCACCTGCCGGCCTATCTGGTGGATCAGCATTTGCCTGCCACCATTGGCACGACGGTGCTGGCGCTGATTGGTCTGTTCAATATATTCGGCACCTACACTGCCGGCTGGCTGGGCGGCCGTATGTCAAAGCCGCGCTTGCTGACCAGTCTGTACCTGGCGCGAGCAGTGGTTATCGTGTTGTTCCTGTGGGCGCCGGTGACGCAGTTTAGTGCCTACCTGTTCGGTATGAGCATGGGCTTTTTGTGGTTGTCGACAGTGCCGCTGACCAATGGCACGGTCGCTACCATGTTTGGTGTGCGTAACTTGTCAATGCTGGGCGGGATCGTGTTCCTGTTCCATCAGCTGGGTGCATTCCTCGGCGGCTGGCTGGGGGGTGTGGTCTATGATCGAACCGGTAGTTACGATTTGATCTGGCAGGTTTCGATCTTGTTGAGTCTTTTGGCGGCTGCCCTGAACTGGCCGGTGCGCGAGCGCCCTGTCGCCCGGTTGCAGGCGCAGGGGAGTATTGCGTGA
- a CDS encoding glutathione peroxidase, protein MLKRWIAMPVLLLVCTGSVWAAQCPPLLEGSLPKLRAKESIDLCQRFAAKPLLIVNTASFCGFAPQFKGLEALHQRFKGQGLELIGVPSNDFKQEAKDGEETAKVCYVNYGVTFTMIDPQHVRGPDAVHLFKVLAEQSSAPKWNFYKYVVDRKGNVIANFSSLSKPDSPELIEAIEKAIASTP, encoded by the coding sequence ATGCTAAAGCGCTGGATTGCAATGCCCGTATTGTTGTTGGTTTGCACCGGTTCTGTATGGGCGGCGCAGTGTCCGCCGCTACTGGAAGGCTCATTGCCAAAGTTGCGGGCCAAAGAATCTATCGATCTGTGCCAGCGCTTCGCCGCAAAGCCGCTGTTGATCGTTAATACTGCGAGCTTTTGTGGCTTTGCCCCTCAGTTCAAAGGGCTTGAGGCATTGCATCAGCGTTTTAAAGGGCAGGGGCTGGAGTTGATTGGCGTGCCGTCCAATGACTTTAAACAAGAGGCCAAGGACGGCGAAGAAACAGCCAAGGTCTGTTACGTTAATTACGGTGTAACGTTCACCATGATTGATCCGCAACATGTTCGTGGTCCTGACGCAGTGCATTTGTTTAAAGTGCTGGCTGAGCAGAGCAGTGCGCCGAAGTGGAATTTCTACAAATATGTTGTAGATCGCAAAGGCAATGTCATTGCCAACTTTTCGAGTCTGAGTAAACCCGACAGCCCCGAATTGATTGAGGCGATAGAAAAAGCCATTGCTTCAACACCCTGA
- a CDS encoding OmpP1/FadL family transporter produces MKKVMLKTTLGLAVTLASSQIFASGFALNEQSVSGMGTGFAGRSSSADDASTVFGNPAGMSRLNGQQVTGGIAVIDASTDIKDAQGKYPGTNKGDMVPFTGVPMGFYTNKLNDQWAVGFGVYAPFGLVTDYEGGFQGRAFGKKSEVKVITLQPTVSYAFNDKVSVGFGPTINRISGALESDLTVLNPAFGDTNVKVKGTDTALGFNIGVLVQATDTTRIGLTYHSKVSYKLEGHTNVTAGANTPASLMKSNRYDASLSIDTPESYDLSVTQDLSDAWKVYAGSTWTRWSRLKDITINNDGVSPAASGAVGSQLFGSIKEEQNWHDTWAYAIGTSYQLNKQWVLRTGLTWDQSPTNNENRSPRIPTGDRTVFSLGAGYAVNENLAIDVAYSYLKEESVKVNDSNALNSYSAKYENSANGFAVGATYKF; encoded by the coding sequence ATGAAAAAAGTAATGCTCAAGACCACACTTGGCCTCGCCGTAACCTTGGCTTCCAGCCAGATTTTCGCAAGTGGCTTCGCCCTCAACGAACAAAGCGTTAGCGGTATGGGGACCGGTTTCGCAGGTCGTTCATCTTCAGCCGACGATGCAAGTACCGTATTTGGTAACCCTGCCGGCATGTCCCGCTTAAATGGTCAGCAAGTAACCGGTGGCATCGCTGTTATCGACGCTTCGACCGATATTAAAGATGCGCAAGGTAAATACCCTGGCACCAATAAAGGTGACATGGTGCCATTCACTGGCGTTCCGATGGGTTTCTATACCAACAAGCTCAATGACCAGTGGGCTGTAGGTTTCGGTGTTTATGCACCTTTCGGGCTCGTTACCGATTATGAAGGCGGCTTCCAGGGCCGAGCCTTCGGCAAAAAGAGTGAAGTAAAGGTTATTACGCTGCAACCGACAGTCAGCTATGCCTTTAACGACAAGGTCTCGGTGGGTTTCGGCCCAACCATTAACCGTATCTCCGGCGCACTTGAGTCTGACCTCACGGTCCTCAATCCGGCTTTCGGCGATACCAATGTAAAAGTTAAAGGAACTGATACCGCGTTGGGCTTCAATATCGGTGTTCTGGTGCAAGCGACAGACACCACTCGTATTGGTCTTACCTATCACTCCAAAGTGAGCTACAAGCTTGAAGGCCACACCAATGTTACGGCGGGGGCCAATACCCCGGCTTCATTGATGAAAAGCAATCGCTATGACGCCTCGCTGTCCATCGACACTCCAGAATCCTACGACCTGTCTGTGACTCAAGACCTGTCCGATGCCTGGAAAGTCTATGCAGGTTCGACCTGGACTCGCTGGAGCCGCCTGAAAGACATCACCATCAATAACGACGGTGTAAGCCCTGCAGCTTCGGGGGCGGTAGGTTCGCAACTGTTCGGCTCGATCAAGGAAGAACAGAACTGGCACGATACCTGGGCCTATGCAATCGGTACTTCATACCAGCTGAACAAGCAGTGGGTACTGCGTACCGGCCTGACCTGGGATCAGTCGCCAACCAACAACGAGAACCGTTCACCACGTATCCCTACCGGTGACCGTACAGTCTTCAGCCTGGGTGCGGGTTATGCAGTTAACGAAAACCTGGCCATTGACGTTGCTTACTCTTACCTGAAAGAAGAATCAGTCAAAGTTAATGACTCGAACGCTCTTAACAGCTACAGCGCCAAATATGAAAACAGCGCTAACGGCTTTGCAGTAGGCGCAACCTACAAGTTCTGA
- the rmuC gene encoding DNA recombination protein RmuC: MLNERLNTAQLAQEGLSAQLEASRDEISDLGQANAAKQAELAALRREVELSQLERDNARDAAHAWSLERSQKEAELRRLDAHAAALAAELREQQDSHQQRLSDLQGSRDELRAQFAELAGKIFDEREQRFADTSSERLGQLLDPLKERIQSFEKRVEESYQQEARERFSLGKELERLQQLNLRLSDEATNLTRALKGQKTQGNWGELILERVLEHAGLEKGREYQTQVSLKGPDGERFQPDVLIMLPGDKQVVVDSKVSLTAYQQYVGADDDVIGQAALKQHVLSLRNHVKGLAGKDYKRLEGLHSLDFVLLFVPIEAAFSAALQAEPNLFQEAFDRNIVIVSPTTLLATLRVIDSLWKQERQSQNAREIAERAGWLYDKFVLFIQDLDEVGNRLQQLDKAYAAARNKLTEGRGNLVSRSEQLKLLGARASKSLPADLLERAMTDVDGVAHPAE, translated from the coding sequence ATGCTCAATGAGCGTTTGAATACGGCGCAGTTGGCTCAGGAAGGTCTGAGCGCCCAACTGGAGGCCAGTCGTGATGAAATCAGTGATCTGGGCCAGGCCAATGCTGCCAAGCAGGCAGAGCTGGCAGCCTTGCGGCGAGAGGTCGAGTTGTCGCAACTCGAACGCGACAATGCGCGCGATGCAGCGCATGCCTGGAGTCTGGAGCGCAGCCAGAAAGAGGCCGAATTGCGTCGCCTGGACGCTCATGCGGCGGCGTTGGCGGCTGAGTTGCGCGAGCAACAAGACAGTCATCAACAACGGTTAAGCGACCTGCAAGGCTCGCGTGATGAGCTGCGGGCTCAGTTTGCAGAGCTTGCCGGCAAGATTTTCGATGAGCGTGAGCAGCGTTTCGCCGACACCAGCAGCGAGCGCCTGGGGCAGTTGCTCGACCCTTTAAAGGAGCGCATTCAGTCGTTTGAAAAGCGTGTCGAAGAAAGCTATCAGCAAGAAGCCCGGGAACGATTTTCGCTGGGTAAAGAGCTGGAGCGCCTGCAGCAACTCAATCTGCGCCTGAGTGATGAAGCCACCAACCTGACCCGCGCCCTCAAAGGCCAAAAAACCCAGGGTAACTGGGGTGAGTTGATTCTGGAGCGGGTGCTTGAACACGCAGGGCTTGAGAAGGGCCGCGAGTACCAGACACAGGTCAGCCTCAAGGGGCCGGACGGCGAGCGTTTTCAACCGGACGTCCTGATCATGTTGCCGGGTGACAAACAGGTAGTGGTCGACTCCAAGGTCAGCCTCACGGCATATCAGCAATACGTAGGTGCCGATGACGACGTCATTGGGCAGGCGGCACTCAAGCAGCATGTGCTGTCGTTACGCAATCATGTAAAAGGCCTGGCCGGTAAAGACTATAAGCGACTCGAAGGCCTGCACAGCCTGGACTTCGTGTTGTTGTTTGTACCGATCGAAGCAGCTTTTTCCGCCGCATTGCAAGCCGAGCCTAACCTGTTCCAGGAGGCCTTTGACCGCAATATTGTGATTGTCAGCCCCACCACCTTGCTCGCTACCTTGCGGGTAATTGACAGCCTGTGGAAGCAGGAACGACAAAGTCAAAACGCGCGGGAAATTGCAGAGCGGGCAGGCTGGCTGTACGACAAGTTTGTGCTGTTCATTCAGGACCTGGATGAAGTCGGTAATCGTCTGCAGCAATTGGATAAAGCCTACGCAGCTGCGCGTAACAAGCTGACAGAAGGCCGAGGCAACCTTGTCAGTCGCAGCGAGCAGCTCAAGCTGCTGGGCGCCAGGGCCAGCAAAAGCTTGCCCGCTGACCTGCTGGAGCGGGCGATGACGGATGTGGATGGCGTAGCGCATCCAGCTGAGTAA
- a CDS encoding PAS domain-containing hybrid sensor histidine kinase/response regulator, with the protein MSLSSGLIAAVALAYMAIMFAIAFYGDRRSKPLPPRVRAWVYSLSLAVYCTSWTFFGAVGQAAEQLWAFLPIYLGPVLLLVCAPWVLQKMVLISKQENITSIADFIAARYGKSQSLAIVVALICLVGVLPYIALQLKGIVLGVNLLIGAGADATGTSAQDTALIVSLVLALFTIVFGTRNLDATEHHRGMVLAIAFESLVKLFAFLAVGAFVTYGLYDGFDDLFNQAMLAPRLEQYWQETINWPSMVVQTGVAMMAIICLPRQFHVTVVENIEPRDLQLAKWVFPAYLILAGLFVVPIALAGQMLLPSSVLPDSFVISLPLAQAHPALALLAFIGGASAATGMVIVASVALSTMVSNDMLLPWLLRHKNAERPFEVFRHWMLSVRRVSIVVILLLAYVSYRLLGSTASLATIGQIAFAAVTQLAPAMLGALYWKQANRRGVFAGLATGTFIWFYTLVLPLIAHSVGWNLSHFPGLAWLHSNPLGLSITPLTQGVVLSLAGNFTLFAWVSVLSRTRVSEHWQAGRFIGQELSSHPGGRSMLAVQINDLLTLAARFVGEERAHQSFIRFAYRQGKGFNPNQNANGEWIAHTERLLAGVLGASSTRAVVKAAIEGREMQLEDVVRIADEASEVLQFNRALLQGAIENITQGISVVDQSLKLVAWNRRYLELFNYPDGLISVGRPIADIIRHNAERGLCGPGEAEVHVARRLHWMRQGRAHTSERLFPNGRVIELIGNPMPGGGFVMSFTDITAFREAEQALTEANEGLEQRVAERTHELSQLNQALTDAKGVAESANQSKTRFLAAVSHDLMQPMNAARLFSAALSHQEEGLNPEAQKLVQHLDSSLRSAEDLISDLLDISRLENGKITPDIKPFALNDLFDTLGNEFTAQAQEQGLSFRVRGSRLRVSSDIKLLRRILQNFLTNAFRYAKGPVLLGVRRRGGELCLEVWDRGPGIPADKLQVIFEEFKRLDSHQTRAEKGLGLGLAIADGLCHVLGHTLQVRSWQGKGSVFSVSVPLAKTQTAPQPVVAEQNGQPINGAQVLCIDNEDSILIGMQSLLTRWGCRVWTARNRDECAALLNEGVRPQLVLVDYHLDGGEVGTDLMRWLRARLGEPVPGVVISADGRPEMIAEVHAAGLEYLPKPVKPAVLRALLSRHVPL; encoded by the coding sequence ATGTCGCTGTCCAGCGGGCTCATTGCCGCCGTCGCCCTGGCCTATATGGCCATCATGTTTGCCATTGCCTTTTATGGTGACCGGCGCAGCAAACCGCTGCCGCCGCGGGTTCGCGCATGGGTCTATAGCTTGTCGCTGGCGGTGTACTGCACCAGCTGGACGTTCTTCGGCGCTGTAGGCCAGGCCGCCGAACAGCTTTGGGCGTTTTTGCCTATCTACCTGGGGCCGGTGCTGCTATTGGTGTGCGCGCCCTGGGTCCTGCAAAAGATGGTGCTGATCAGCAAGCAGGAGAACATCACCTCGATTGCTGACTTTATTGCCGCACGCTACGGCAAGTCCCAGTCACTGGCGATTGTGGTGGCGCTGATCTGTCTGGTGGGCGTATTGCCCTACATCGCCCTGCAGCTAAAGGGCATTGTGCTCGGCGTCAATCTGCTGATAGGGGCCGGGGCGGATGCAACAGGCACCAGTGCCCAAGACACCGCATTGATTGTGTCACTGGTGCTGGCGCTGTTTACCATTGTATTTGGCACGCGCAACCTCGATGCCACCGAACACCACCGCGGCATGGTGCTGGCGATTGCCTTCGAGTCGCTGGTCAAACTGTTCGCCTTTCTCGCCGTCGGCGCCTTTGTAACCTACGGCCTGTATGACGGTTTCGACGACCTGTTCAATCAGGCGATGCTCGCGCCGCGCCTGGAGCAGTACTGGCAAGAAACCATCAACTGGCCTTCGATGGTGGTGCAGACCGGTGTCGCCATGATGGCAATCATCTGCCTACCCCGGCAGTTTCACGTCACTGTGGTTGAAAACATCGAGCCACGCGACTTGCAACTGGCCAAATGGGTGTTCCCGGCCTACCTGATTCTGGCGGGCCTGTTCGTGGTACCGATTGCGCTGGCCGGGCAGATGCTGCTGCCCAGTTCGGTCCTGCCTGACTCGTTCGTGATCAGCCTGCCACTGGCCCAGGCTCATCCGGCACTGGCATTGCTGGCATTCATTGGCGGCGCATCGGCCGCCACCGGCATGGTGATTGTGGCCAGCGTCGCGCTGTCGACCATGGTTTCCAACGACATGCTGCTGCCCTGGCTGCTGCGGCATAAAAACGCCGAACGTCCGTTCGAAGTGTTCCGCCACTGGATGCTTTCGGTACGCCGCGTGTCGATTGTTGTGATTCTGCTGCTGGCTTATGTCAGCTACCGCCTGCTGGGTTCGACCGCCAGCCTCGCTACCATCGGCCAGATTGCCTTTGCTGCAGTCACCCAACTGGCCCCTGCCATGCTCGGCGCCCTGTACTGGAAGCAAGCCAACCGCCGGGGGGTATTTGCCGGCCTGGCTACCGGGACCTTCATCTGGTTCTACACCCTGGTGCTGCCTCTTATCGCCCACAGCGTGGGCTGGAATTTAAGCCACTTCCCGGGCCTGGCCTGGCTTCACAGCAACCCGCTGGGGCTGTCGATCACGCCACTGACCCAGGGCGTGGTGTTATCGCTGGCCGGTAACTTCACTCTGTTTGCCTGGGTCTCGGTGCTGTCTCGCACCCGCGTTTCGGAGCACTGGCAAGCCGGGCGCTTTATTGGCCAGGAACTGAGCAGCCACCCGGGCGGGCGCTCCATGCTCGCGGTACAGATCAACGACTTGCTGACACTGGCCGCACGTTTTGTCGGTGAGGAGCGGGCCCACCAGAGCTTTATTCGTTTCGCTTATCGCCAGGGCAAAGGCTTTAACCCTAATCAAAACGCTAATGGCGAGTGGATCGCCCATACGGAACGCCTGCTGGCCGGGGTCCTCGGCGCTTCCTCGACCCGCGCAGTGGTCAAGGCGGCCATTGAAGGTCGGGAAATGCAGCTTGAAGATGTGGTGCGCATTGCCGACGAAGCATCGGAAGTATTGCAGTTCAACCGTGCACTACTGCAGGGCGCGATTGAAAACATCACCCAGGGAATTAGCGTGGTCGATCAGTCGCTCAAGCTGGTGGCCTGGAATCGTCGCTATCTGGAGCTCTTCAACTACCCGGACGGACTGATCAGCGTAGGACGCCCGATTGCCGACATCATTCGTCACAATGCTGAACGCGGCCTGTGCGGCCCCGGGGAAGCCGAAGTGCATGTGGCCCGTCGCCTGCACTGGATGCGCCAGGGCCGAGCGCATACCTCCGAACGCCTGTTCCCCAATGGCCGGGTTATCGAACTGATTGGCAACCCCATGCCGGGGGGCGGTTTTGTCATGAGTTTCACTGACATTACCGCGTTCCGCGAAGCCGAACAGGCACTGACCGAGGCCAACGAAGGGCTTGAACAGCGGGTGGCCGAGCGGACCCATGAGTTGTCGCAGCTCAATCAGGCACTGACGGATGCCAAAGGGGTGGCCGAATCGGCCAACCAGTCGAAAACCCGCTTCCTGGCAGCTGTCAGTCATGACTTGATGCAACCCATGAACGCCGCACGCCTGTTCTCCGCAGCCCTGTCACATCAAGAAGAGGGGCTTAACCCGGAAGCGCAAAAACTGGTACAGCACCTGGACAGTTCCTTGCGTTCAGCCGAAGACCTGATCAGTGACCTGCTGGATATTTCACGCCTGGAAAACGGAAAGATAACCCCGGACATCAAGCCTTTTGCCCTTAATGACCTGTTTGACACCCTGGGGAATGAGTTCACCGCCCAGGCTCAGGAACAAGGTTTGAGCTTCAGAGTGCGCGGCAGCCGTTTGCGGGTCAGTAGCGACATCAAACTGCTGCGACGCATTCTGCAGAACTTCCTGACCAATGCCTTCCGCTACGCCAAAGGACCGGTGCTGTTGGGTGTGCGTCGCCGGGGTGGCGAGCTGTGCCTTGAGGTGTGGGATCGGGGCCCGGGTATTCCCGCCGACAAGCTGCAAGTCATTTTTGAAGAGTTCAAACGCCTGGATAGCCACCAGACCCGTGCCGAAAAAGGCCTGGGCCTGGGCCTGGCGATTGCAGACGGTTTGTGTCACGTGCTCGGGCATACCCTGCAAGTGCGCTCGTGGCAGGGTAAAGGCAGCGTATTCAGCGTCAGCGTGCCACTGGCCAAAACCCAGACGGCGCCTCAGCCCGTGGTTGCCGAACAAAACGGCCAGCCGATCAATGGCGCCCAAGTGCTGTGCATCGATAACGAAGACAGCATTCTGATCGGCATGCAGAGCTTACTGACACGCTGGGGCTGCCGGGTCTGGACCGCACGCAATCGCGACGAATGCGCTGCCCTGCTCAACGAGGGCGTGCGTCCGCAACTGGTGCTGGTTGATTACCATCTGGATGGCGGCGAAGTCGGCACCGATCTGATGCGCTGGCTGCGTGCCCGATTGGGCGAACCGGTGCCGGGCGTGGTAATCAGCGCTGATGGACGGCCGGAGATGATTGCCGAGGTGCATGCAGCAGGCCTGGAATACCTGCCCAAGCCGGTAAAACCTGCGGTTTTGAGGGCTCTGCTGAGCCGGCATGTGCCGCTGTAA
- a CDS encoding TDT family transporter has product MICPNKAKPGLRPFSQLQHPREVIRQFTPNWFAATMGTGVLALALAQLPVHIPGIHVFAEGLWLFNIVLFILFSVLYGARWVLYFDEARRIFGHSTVSMFFGTIPMGLATIINGFLVFGVPRWGSDMVQVAELLWWIDVAMALGFGVLIPYLMFTRQDHSIDQMTAVWLLPVVAAEVAAASGGLLAPHLSDTLAQFHVLITSYVLWAFSVPVAFSILTILILRMALHKLPHESMAASSWLALGPIGTGALGLLLLGADAPAIFAANGLGRIGEIVEGMGLISGVILWGVGLWWIVMALMITARYFRAGIPFNLGWWGFTFPLGVYSLATLRLGSVLHLAFFDVAGCVLVMLLALMWLIVGTRTVQGAYRGELFVSPCIAGLKK; this is encoded by the coding sequence ATGATTTGCCCAAATAAAGCCAAGCCCGGTTTGAGGCCGTTCAGCCAATTGCAGCACCCCCGTGAGGTGATCCGCCAGTTCACGCCTAACTGGTTTGCAGCGACCATGGGGACGGGAGTCCTGGCATTGGCATTGGCCCAGCTGCCGGTGCATATCCCTGGCATACATGTGTTTGCCGAAGGGTTATGGCTGTTCAATATTGTCTTGTTCATTCTGTTCAGCGTGCTTTATGGCGCGCGCTGGGTGCTGTACTTCGACGAAGCGCGGCGTATTTTCGGGCATTCCACTGTGTCGATGTTTTTCGGCACCATTCCCATGGGGCTTGCGACCATCATCAATGGTTTTCTGGTGTTTGGAGTGCCGCGTTGGGGCAGCGACATGGTGCAGGTGGCCGAGCTGTTGTGGTGGATTGATGTCGCCATGGCCCTGGGTTTCGGGGTGCTGATTCCTTACCTGATGTTCACCCGGCAGGACCACAGCATCGATCAAATGACCGCGGTGTGGTTGTTGCCAGTCGTGGCGGCGGAGGTAGCCGCGGCCAGCGGCGGGCTGCTGGCGCCCCATTTGAGCGACACCCTCGCGCAGTTTCATGTGTTGATTACCAGCTATGTGCTGTGGGCGTTCTCGGTGCCGGTGGCATTCAGTATTCTGACTATTTTGATTCTGCGCATGGCACTGCATAAATTGCCCCACGAAAGCATGGCCGCCTCAAGCTGGCTGGCTTTGGGACCAATTGGCACCGGCGCCCTGGGTTTGCTGCTGTTGGGGGCCGATGCTCCAGCGATCTTTGCGGCCAATGGCCTGGGGCGGATCGGTGAAATAGTCGAGGGCATGGGCCTTATCTCCGGGGTGATTCTGTGGGGCGTTGGCTTGTGGTGGATCGTGATGGCATTAATGATCACGGCACGCTATTTCCGTGCAGGCATCCCGTTCAACCTGGGGTGGTGGGGCTTTACCTTCCCGCTGGGCGTTTACTCATTGGCCACCTTGCGTCTGGGCAGTGTTCTGCACCTTGCCTTCTTTGATGTGGCGGGTTGCGTGCTGGTGATGTTGTTGGCGCTGATGTGGTTGATCGTGGGCACGCGAACCGTGCAGGGGGCCTACCGTGGCGAGTTGTTTGTGTCGCCCTGCATTGCCGGGCTGAAGAAGTAG